In Zingiber officinale cultivar Zhangliang chromosome 3B, Zo_v1.1, whole genome shotgun sequence, a single window of DNA contains:
- the LOC122055739 gene encoding quinone oxidoreductase PIG3-like isoform X1: protein MKAVVLKVQEVDDPSVGDNEVLIQVEASALNRSDTVQREGFYPLPKGARPYPGLECSGKIIAVGKSVTRWKVVDQVCALLSGGGYAEKVAVPAGQLLPIPEGVSVRDAASFPEVACTVWSTVFMMSRLSSGETLLIHGGSSGIGTFAIQIAKHLGIRVFVTAGTEEKLAACKDLGADVCINYKSEDFVARVMEETGGKGVDVILDNVCGSYLQKNLASLAIDGRLFIIGFMGGALTQVNLSCLLAKRLTIQSAVLRNRSSENKAQIVAEVEKHVWPAIAAGGETYCMRDLSTV, encoded by the exons ATGAAGGCCGTGGTTCTTAAGGTGCAGGAGGTGGACGATCCATCGGTCGGTGACAACGAGGTCCTCATCCAGGTGGAAGCCTCCGCCCTCAACCGCTCCGATACGGTCCAGAGGGAGGGCTTTTACCCGCTGCCCAAAGGCGCACGCCCTTACCCAGGCCTCGAATGCTCTGGTAAGATCATCGCAGTAGGCAAGTCCGTTACGCGCTGGAAGGTTGTTGATCAG GTATGTGCCCTCCTAAGTGGAGGAGGATATGCGGAGAAGGTAGCAGTACCTGCTGGGCAGCTACTTCCCATCCCAGAAGGAGTGTCCGTGAGAGATGCAGCTAGTTTTCCTGAAGTTGCATGCACTGTTTGGTCAACTGTATTCATGATGAGCCGATTGTCATCAGGGGAGACCTTATTA ATTCATGGTGGATCTAGTGGAATTGGTACCTTTGCTATTCAGATTGCTAAACACCTTGGAATTAGAGTATTTGTCACGGCAG GTACTGAAGAAAAATTGGCTGCTTGCAAAGATCTTGGCGCTGATGTTTGCATCAATTACAAATCAGAAGATTTTGTTGCAAGGGTGATGGAAGAAACTGGAGGAAAGG GTGTAGACGTTATATTGGATAATGTTTGTGGTTCGTACTTGCAGAAAAATCTTGCGAGCTTGGCCATTGATGGCAGACTTTTTATCATTGGTTTCATGGGAGGAGCACTGACACAAGTAAATCTGTCTTGCCTATTGGCAAAGCGCCTTACCATTCAAT CTGCTGTTCTGCGAAATAGGAGCAGTGAAAATAAAGCCCAGATAGTCGCGGAGGTGGAGAAGCACGTCTGGCCAGCCATTGCCGCGGGCGGTGAAACCTATTGTATGCGAGACCTTTCCACTGTCTGA
- the LOC122055740 gene encoding stearoyl-[acyl-carrier-protein] 9-desaturase, chloroplastic isoform X2: protein MPPQKIEIFKSLENWAENNILVHLKSVEKCWQPQDFLPQPSSEGFYEEVKELRERSKEIPDDYFVCLIGDMITEEALPTYQTMLNTLDGVRDETGASLSSWAIWTRAWTAEENRHGDLLNKYLYLSGRVDMKQIEKTIQYLIGSGMDPRTENNPFLGFIYTSFQERATFISHGNTARLAKEHGDLKLAQICGTIASDEKRHETAYTKIVDKLFEIDPNGTVLAFADMMKKKISMPAHLMYDGRDDNLFEHFSAVTQRLGIYTAKDYADILEFLVTRWKVGELTDLSGKGNRAQDFLCTLAPRIRRLEERAQGKAKKAPTIPFSWIYDRQVQL, encoded by the exons ATGCCGCCCCAGAAAATCGAGATTTTCAAATCATTGGAGAATTGGGCGGAGAACAATATATTGGTGCACCTGAAGTCCGTAGAGAAATGTTGGCAACCACAGGATTTTCTTCCACAGCCTTCATCCGAGGGTTTCTATGAGGAGGTTAAAGAGCTGAGGGAGCGCTCTAAGGAGATTCCTGATGATTATTTTGTTTGCTTGATTGGAGATATGATTACGGAAGAAGCTCTTCCCACTTATCAAACAATGCTGAACACTCTCGATGGCGTTAGGGATGAAACCGGTGCAAGTCTTTCTTCTTGGGCAATCTGGACCAGGGCTTGGACTGCTGAAGAAAACAGACATGGTGATCTTCTAAACAAATACTTATACTTGTCTGGAAGAGTGGACATGAAACAAATTGAGAAGACGATTCAATATCTTATTGGTTCGGGAATG GACCCCAGGACAGAGAACAACCCATTTCTTGGTTTCATCTATACCTCATTCCAGGAGCGAGCTACCTTTATATCCCATGGAAACACTGCTAGACTTGCTAAGGAGCATGGGGATCTCAAATTGGCACAGATATGTGGAACAATTGCATCAGACGAGAAGCGCCATGAAACTGCATACACTAAGATAGTCGATAAACTGTTTGAGATAGATCCAAATGGCACGGTTCTTGCATTTGCTGACATGATGAAAAAGAAGATCTCGATGCCTGCTCATCTGATGTATGATGGTCGTGACGACAACCTTTTTGAGCACTTCTCAGCAGTTACCCAGCGGCTTGGCATCTACACAGCCAAGGACTACGCGGACATACTGGAGTTCCTCGTTACAAGGTGGAAAGTAGGCGAGTTAACAGACCTCTCTGGCAAAGGAAACCGAGCTCAGGACTTCCTTTGCACTTTAGCTCCAAGGATCAGAAGGCTCGAGGAGCGAGCACAGGGAAAGGCCAAGAAAGCACCGACCATACCTTTCAGTTGGATTTACGACAGACAAGTGCAGCTATGA
- the LOC122055739 gene encoding quinone oxidoreductase PIG3-like isoform X2 produces MKAVVLKVQEVDDPSVGDNEVLIQVEASALNRSDTVQREGFYPLPKGARPYPGLECSGKIIAVGKSVTRWKVVDQVCALLSGGGYAEKVAVPAGQLLPIPEGVSVRDAASFPEVACTVWSTVFMMSRLSSGETLLIHGGSSGIGTFAIQIAKHLGIRVFVTAGTEEKLAACKDLGADVCINYKSEDFVARVMEETGGKGVDVILDNVCGSYLQKNLASLAIDGRLFIIGFMGGALTQLLFCEIGAVKIKPR; encoded by the exons ATGAAGGCCGTGGTTCTTAAGGTGCAGGAGGTGGACGATCCATCGGTCGGTGACAACGAGGTCCTCATCCAGGTGGAAGCCTCCGCCCTCAACCGCTCCGATACGGTCCAGAGGGAGGGCTTTTACCCGCTGCCCAAAGGCGCACGCCCTTACCCAGGCCTCGAATGCTCTGGTAAGATCATCGCAGTAGGCAAGTCCGTTACGCGCTGGAAGGTTGTTGATCAG GTATGTGCCCTCCTAAGTGGAGGAGGATATGCGGAGAAGGTAGCAGTACCTGCTGGGCAGCTACTTCCCATCCCAGAAGGAGTGTCCGTGAGAGATGCAGCTAGTTTTCCTGAAGTTGCATGCACTGTTTGGTCAACTGTATTCATGATGAGCCGATTGTCATCAGGGGAGACCTTATTA ATTCATGGTGGATCTAGTGGAATTGGTACCTTTGCTATTCAGATTGCTAAACACCTTGGAATTAGAGTATTTGTCACGGCAG GTACTGAAGAAAAATTGGCTGCTTGCAAAGATCTTGGCGCTGATGTTTGCATCAATTACAAATCAGAAGATTTTGTTGCAAGGGTGATGGAAGAAACTGGAGGAAAGG GTGTAGACGTTATATTGGATAATGTTTGTGGTTCGTACTTGCAGAAAAATCTTGCGAGCTTGGCCATTGATGGCAGACTTTTTATCATTGGTTTCATGGGAGGAGCACTGACACAA CTGCTGTTCTGCGAAATAGGAGCAGTGAAAATAAAGCCCAGATAG
- the LOC122054646 gene encoding uncharacterized protein LOC122054646, which produces MKERIRCVQTVIVIGSSSAMSLKRKLCHCIFFAGALFLFISLFARNLPFILVDDIKRIQFRSDEVRSVIDPCMEQNRSVGVEALPKGIVTLTTDLEMQKLTGGRENKSSSKSLLALAVGIPQKQIVNEIVEKFLSNNFTVMLLHYDGIVDEWNDLEWSNQVLHVSAMYQTKWWFAKRFLHPDIVAEYEYIFIWDEDIGVEHFHPRRYLEIVKREDLDISQPALGDKSSFHYIFTKRQSQREVHRHVLRVFDLSQNCTENATQFPCTGFAEIMVPVFSRVAWRCVWSMIQNDLVHAWGIDFKFGYCVQGDKTEKIGVVDSEYIVHKGLPTLGGKVIKRCVAEMNTFHKRWQQAADKDLCWTDPYKPRNE; this is translated from the exons ATGAAGGAACGAATTCGATGTGTTCAAACAGTTATAGTTATT GGTTCATCCAGTGCCATGTCCCTAAAGAGAAAGTTATGTCATTGCATCTTCTTCGCCGGCGCTCTCTTCCTCTTCATATCGTTGTTCGCTAGAAATCTTCCATTCATTTTAGTTGATGATATAAAG AGGATTCAATTCAGATCGGACGAGGTGCGGAGTGTCATTGATCCTTGCATG GAGCAAAATAGAAGTGTGGGAGTTGAAGCTTTGCCTAAAGGCATAGTTACCCTAACGACCGACTTGGAGATGCAGAAACTTACTGGAGGTCGT GAAAACAAAAGTTCTTCGAAAAGCTTACTTGCTCTAGCAGTTGGAATCCCACAAAAACAAATTGTGAATGAAATTGTTGAAAAG TTCCTCAGCAACAATTTCACTGTAATGCTCTTACACTACGATGGAATTGTCGATGAATGGAACGACTTGGAATGGAGCAATCAAGTCTTGCATGTCTCAGCTATGTATCAAACAAAGTG GTGGTTTGCTAAACGTTTCTTACACCCGGATATAGTCGCGGAGTATGAGTACATCTTTATTTGGGATGAAGACATTGGAGTTGAACATTTTCATCCTAGAAG ATACTTGGAAATTGTTAAAAGGGAGGACCTTGATATTTCACAACCTGCACTTGGTGACAAGAGTTCTTTTCACTACATCTTCACGAAACGTCAAAGCCAAAGAGAAGTGCACAGGCATGTGTT GAGAGTTTTTGATCTCTCTCAGAATTGCACCGAGAATGCtactcaatttccatgcacagg GTTTGCAGAAATTATGGTTCCTGTGTTCTcaagagttgcatggagatgtGTATGGTCTATGATTCAA AATGATTTGGTTCATGCTTGGGGCATAGATTTTAAGTTTGGTTATTGTGTTCAG GGCGACAAGACCGAAAAGATTGGCGTGGTGGATAGCGAATACATTGTGCACAAGGGGCTTCCTACACTCGGAGGAAAA GTAATAAAGAGATGCGTCGCCGAGATGAATACTTTTCACAAGAGATGGCAACAGGCTGCAGACAAAGACTTGTGCTGGACTGATCCATACAAACCTCGGAACGAATAA
- the LOC122055740 gene encoding stearoyl-[acyl-carrier-protein] 9-desaturase, chloroplastic isoform X1 has translation MAYRLALRPETFLCVPQLSGRRNARSYRARMASDRVDAPKRPFTPPREVHVQVTHSMPPQKIEIFKSLENWAENNILVHLKSVEKCWQPQDFLPQPSSEGFYEEVKELRERSKEIPDDYFVCLIGDMITEEALPTYQTMLNTLDGVRDETGASLSSWAIWTRAWTAEENRHGDLLNKYLYLSGRVDMKQIEKTIQYLIGSGMDPRTENNPFLGFIYTSFQERATFISHGNTARLAKEHGDLKLAQICGTIASDEKRHETAYTKIVDKLFEIDPNGTVLAFADMMKKKISMPAHLMYDGRDDNLFEHFSAVTQRLGIYTAKDYADILEFLVTRWKVGELTDLSGKGNRAQDFLCTLAPRIRRLEERAQGKAKKAPTIPFSWIYDRQVQL, from the exons ATGGCTTATCGATTGGCGTTACGGCCGGAGACCTTCCTCTGCGTCCCTCAACTGAGCGGGCGCCGGAATGCCAGATCGTACAGGGCGCGGATGGCCTCCGACAG GGTGGATGCTCCAAAAAGGCCCTTTACCCCTCCCCGCGAGGTACATGTTCAAGTTACCCATTCCATGCCGCCCCAGAAAATCGAGATTTTCAAATCATTGGAGAATTGGGCGGAGAACAATATATTGGTGCACCTGAAGTCCGTAGAGAAATGTTGGCAACCACAGGATTTTCTTCCACAGCCTTCATCCGAGGGTTTCTATGAGGAGGTTAAAGAGCTGAGGGAGCGCTCTAAGGAGATTCCTGATGATTATTTTGTTTGCTTGATTGGAGATATGATTACGGAAGAAGCTCTTCCCACTTATCAAACAATGCTGAACACTCTCGATGGCGTTAGGGATGAAACCGGTGCAAGTCTTTCTTCTTGGGCAATCTGGACCAGGGCTTGGACTGCTGAAGAAAACAGACATGGTGATCTTCTAAACAAATACTTATACTTGTCTGGAAGAGTGGACATGAAACAAATTGAGAAGACGATTCAATATCTTATTGGTTCGGGAATG GACCCCAGGACAGAGAACAACCCATTTCTTGGTTTCATCTATACCTCATTCCAGGAGCGAGCTACCTTTATATCCCATGGAAACACTGCTAGACTTGCTAAGGAGCATGGGGATCTCAAATTGGCACAGATATGTGGAACAATTGCATCAGACGAGAAGCGCCATGAAACTGCATACACTAAGATAGTCGATAAACTGTTTGAGATAGATCCAAATGGCACGGTTCTTGCATTTGCTGACATGATGAAAAAGAAGATCTCGATGCCTGCTCATCTGATGTATGATGGTCGTGACGACAACCTTTTTGAGCACTTCTCAGCAGTTACCCAGCGGCTTGGCATCTACACAGCCAAGGACTACGCGGACATACTGGAGTTCCTCGTTACAAGGTGGAAAGTAGGCGAGTTAACAGACCTCTCTGGCAAAGGAAACCGAGCTCAGGACTTCCTTTGCACTTTAGCTCCAAGGATCAGAAGGCTCGAGGAGCGAGCACAGGGAAAGGCCAAGAAAGCACCGACCATACCTTTCAGTTGGATTTACGACAGACAAGTGCAGCTATGA